A genomic region of Vibrio ziniensis contains the following coding sequences:
- a CDS encoding porin family protein, with amino-acid sequence MKYLGQTSVGLFLLFLALPTLAAISRHQFYANSGYNNIENSNSTESAWTTTLGYSYYLSPYVGVDFGYTDTISNGATFFDNDGEPLLVKYRSFFAGARIEQPINSYTSVYAKGGLGQTNLEESNTSFSPELSQDYSGINPYIGIGATMQPMYVEKLELSVELKFQDLQNEYSATSFTLGARFSL; translated from the coding sequence ATGAAATATTTAGGGCAGACTAGTGTTGGTTTATTCCTTTTATTTTTAGCTTTACCTACTCTAGCAGCAATATCTCGACATCAATTTTATGCCAATAGTGGTTATAACAATATAGAAAATAGCAACTCGACTGAGAGCGCATGGACTACTACTCTCGGTTACAGTTATTATTTATCTCCTTATGTGGGCGTTGACTTCGGTTATACCGACACTATTTCTAACGGCGCTACATTTTTTGATAATGATGGCGAACCACTGCTGGTCAAATATCGCAGTTTCTTTGCAGGAGCTCGAATTGAACAGCCAATCAATAGTTATACTAGCGTGTATGCTAAAGGCGGTCTTGGACAGACCAATTTAGAGGAAAGCAATACCAGTTTTAGCCCCGAGCTAAGCCAAGATTACTCAGGTATCAATCCATACATCGGTATTGGTGCAACAATGCAACCTATGTACGTTGAAAAACTAGAATTAAGTGTTGAGCTCAAATTTCAGGATTTGCAGAACGAATATTCGGCGACTTCTTTTACTTTAGGAGCTCGATTTAGCTTGTGA
- a CDS encoding NADH:ubiquinone oxidoreductase, translating into MKLLLILMTSLSAGVASAAHIHSFLLGMSVASLAVGSCYWFAFRSTRVPELAVFLLVCGLLSKLAVTVIGVMWGLSAELITSPLVFALSYLFFSITVTYLWFSYRESITELPKIVRNRMAHL; encoded by the coding sequence ATGAAACTATTGTTGATACTAATGACGTCACTTTCTGCTGGCGTTGCTTCTGCAGCTCATATTCATTCATTTCTATTAGGCATGTCTGTTGCTTCACTTGCTGTAGGCAGTTGCTATTGGTTTGCATTTAGAAGTACTCGAGTACCTGAACTGGCAGTTTTCTTGCTGGTATGTGGTTTGCTTTCTAAGCTGGCTGTTACCGTAATTGGTGTTATGTGGGGCTTATCTGCTGAGTTGATCACTTCACCACTTGTTTTCGCACTCTCTTACTTGTTTTTCTCGATTACTGTTACCTATTTGTGGTTCAGCTACAGAGAGAGTATTACAGAGTTGCCGAAGATCGTACGTAACCGTATGGCTCATTTGTAA
- a CDS encoding response regulator, producing the protein MSFPVLICDDSALARKQMARSLPATLNANITFAEHGLEALQILQQQTFKLMFLDLTMPELDGFGTLEEIKSRGISTPVVVVSGDIQPKAKERVMALGAKAFIQKPIDVNVLKEVLRTLIEPASLPKIVTPVSFELPALRRRDIYMEVANVAIGRAADALARHFDVFVHLPLPNVNIFEVTELHMALRDLADNVHVSGVCQGFSGEGIAGEALVLLSDTSVSDLKKLMKVPAESEDLEELELLMDVSNILVGSFLNGLGAQAEVRFFQSSPVLLGQHITIDSVIDSTAGSFSKTMTFEVSYTIEDTSIRCDLLFMFVDESLPLLDSKLAYLMEDF; encoded by the coding sequence ATGTCGTTTCCTGTACTCATCTGTGATGACTCAGCGCTTGCACGAAAACAGATGGCGCGTTCCCTCCCTGCGACTCTAAATGCAAACATAACATTTGCAGAGCATGGACTAGAAGCACTGCAAATTTTGCAACAGCAAACATTTAAGCTCATGTTTTTAGATCTAACTATGCCGGAGCTAGATGGTTTCGGAACGTTAGAAGAAATAAAGAGCAGAGGTATCTCAACACCTGTTGTTGTTGTATCTGGTGATATTCAGCCTAAAGCGAAAGAACGTGTAATGGCTTTGGGTGCTAAGGCATTCATTCAAAAACCTATTGATGTCAATGTACTCAAAGAAGTGTTGAGAACGCTTATTGAGCCTGCTTCGTTACCCAAAATCGTCACACCTGTTTCGTTTGAACTACCAGCACTTCGCCGACGCGATATATATATGGAAGTTGCGAACGTGGCTATTGGTCGAGCCGCGGATGCCCTCGCAAGACACTTTGATGTTTTTGTTCATCTTCCATTACCAAATGTGAACATTTTTGAAGTTACCGAGCTTCATATGGCACTTCGTGACCTTGCTGATAACGTACACGTTTCCGGGGTATGTCAAGGATTCAGTGGTGAGGGTATTGCTGGTGAAGCTTTAGTACTGCTTAGTGATACCAGTGTTTCCGATCTAAAAAAACTAATGAAAGTACCTGCGGAAAGTGAGGACCTTGAGGAGTTGGAGCTACTGATGGATGTCTCCAATATTTTGGTGGGTTCATTTCTCAATGGTTTAGGTGCACAAGCTGAAGTTCGCTTTTTCCAAAGTTCTCCAGTACTTCTAGGCCAACATATCACCATCGATTCCGTGATTGACTCAACAGCTGGTTCGTTTAGTAAAACGATGACCTTTGAAGTTAGCTATACAATTGAAGACACTTCGATTCGCTGTGACCTATTATTTATGTTTGTGGACGAGTCATTACCATTACTCGATAGCAAACTAGCATACTTGATGGAGGATTTTTAA
- a CDS encoding PAS domain-containing protein, with amino-acid sequence MLSLPAEFEQFHWMVDMVQNVDMGLIVIDRDFNVQVWNGFMTHHSGKMAQEVIGKSLFDVFPEIPQEWFRLKTKPVYDLGCRSFITWQQRPYLFKCRNVRPVTQQADFMYQNITLNPMRTPTGAVNSLFLSIQDSTAEALVVLKANKA; translated from the coding sequence ATGTTGTCTCTTCCTGCAGAATTTGAACAGTTTCATTGGATGGTCGACATGGTACAAAATGTCGATATGGGATTGATCGTGATCGATCGTGATTTCAATGTCCAAGTCTGGAACGGTTTCATGACCCACCACAGCGGAAAAATGGCTCAGGAAGTGATTGGAAAATCTTTGTTTGACGTTTTTCCAGAAATACCACAAGAGTGGTTTCGTCTTAAAACCAAACCAGTGTACGACTTAGGCTGCCGAAGTTTTATTACTTGGCAGCAACGTCCATACTTGTTTAAATGTCGCAACGTTCGTCCTGTGACACAGCAAGCTGATTTTATGTATCAAAACATAACATTAAACCCGATGCGTACGCCAACAGGTGCTGTTAATTCATTGTTTCTTTCTATCCAAGATTCAACTGCAGAAGCCCTAGTGGTTTTGAAAGCAAATAAAGCTTAG
- a CDS encoding GMP reductase, with protein MRIEQELKLGFKDVLFRPKRSTLKSRSQVNLTREFTFKHSGRQWSGVPVIAANMDSVGSFKMAEALAKHNVMTAIHKHYSVEQWAEFVQSAAADTLKNVMVSTGTSDNDFQKTKDIMAMSEEIIFICIDIANGYSEHLVDYVQKVRVAFPNKVIVAGNVVTGDMVEELILAGADIVKVGIGPGSVCTTRVKTGVGYPQLSAIIECADAAHGLGGRIIGDGGCTCPGDVAKAFGGGADFVMLGGMLAGHEEAGGELVEKNGETFMKFYGMSSKSAMDKHSGGVAGYRAAEGKTVLIPFRGPVENTIQDVLGGVRSTCTYVGAASLKELTKRTTFIRVQEQENNVYGKE; from the coding sequence ATGCGTATCGAACAAGAACTTAAGTTAGGTTTCAAAGATGTACTGTTTCGCCCGAAACGTTCAACTCTTAAAAGTCGATCTCAAGTAAATTTAACCCGCGAGTTTACCTTCAAGCACAGTGGTCGTCAATGGTCTGGAGTACCTGTCATCGCTGCAAACATGGACTCTGTAGGCAGCTTTAAAATGGCCGAGGCTTTAGCAAAACACAATGTCATGACTGCTATTCATAAACACTATAGTGTCGAGCAGTGGGCTGAGTTTGTGCAAAGCGCGGCCGCTGATACGTTGAAAAACGTTATGGTATCTACAGGGACCTCTGATAATGACTTTCAAAAGACTAAAGACATTATGGCGATGAGCGAAGAGATAATTTTCATCTGTATAGATATTGCTAACGGTTATTCAGAGCACCTAGTCGATTACGTACAAAAAGTACGAGTTGCTTTCCCAAATAAAGTGATTGTTGCTGGTAATGTTGTAACTGGTGATATGGTGGAAGAGCTGATTCTCGCGGGTGCAGATATCGTGAAAGTCGGTATTGGTCCGGGTTCTGTTTGTACAACACGAGTGAAAACAGGTGTTGGCTACCCACAGCTTTCTGCCATTATTGAGTGTGCAGATGCTGCCCACGGCCTTGGTGGTCGTATTATCGGCGACGGTGGATGTACTTGTCCGGGTGATGTAGCTAAAGCTTTCGGTGGCGGTGCTGATTTCGTTATGCTTGGCGGCATGTTAGCTGGTCACGAAGAAGCTGGTGGTGAGCTAGTCGAGAAGAACGGAGAGACCTTCATGAAATTCTATGGCATGTCATCTAAGAGCGCCATGGACAAGCACTCTGGTGGTGTTGCTGGTTACCGCGCAGCTGAAGGAAAAACCGTATTAATTCCATTCCGTGGTCCTGTTGAAAATACCATTCAAGATGTTCTTGGTGGCGTGCGTTCAACGTGTACATATGTAGGTGCAGCCTCGCTTAAAGAGCTAACGAAGCGCACTACGTTCATCCGCGTACAAGAGCAAGAGAACAACGTTTACGGTAAAGAGTAA
- a CDS encoding family 78 glycoside hydrolase catalytic domain gives MMMNSLTVNGKLGTVTIDTLPIQCRWLVDFKQSHFTFKLSSNGQTAHITEEYSNESCYTLSDIELTASRYYDIEVTVYGTNSEVEVLNASLISGNKGEFQGRWITSHSEPVSDEHYYQDCPNSIFRKQFTAGKPTYEALIHIVGLGYYTLFVNGQKVSNYELNNDWTNYSELVYYDTFDISSYLQQGENEIVVELANGWYNPAPLTLFGKYNLRRNLTTGQPTLLADVVLKDHDNQRVISTDVSWERTAGPYLFNNLYLGEVIDFRLLEQIENRLVNPEWKPALVSEGPTGTLKPSYLDKICRGEEVAPKHIHSLSATDHIVDFGTMISGFIYAEFTAQEGDEVEFLYSEQLAQNGTLDTDSTLAGFVGKDVEPDVIVPGGAGAPKRGEQRDRCICRTGKMHFINRYTYHSFRFVQVTGITLEQLHQIKAVYANTLLSPTGRFTSSDEHINRLYHAAEITKQNNIHSVIEDCARERLAYGGDMVALAHSQAMMFNSAQLYEKTIKDFIAEQRVNGGFPETAPFMGIQTKGTGEGAGPLGWQLAVPYLLKTHYQYYGQQALVIELLPALERQMKHLDSLDQDQLEQFCLGDWGSKVADKNNIKNGSPALSFTAACFYYYHLTLLVELCKVAGWDDKYGKYNQQALDYKQKLINRYRNNDGSYADRSQTSYVFALYFDLEADPRHLILDLKGLIQNAGFDIECGIFGQSFLYQIANRCDLNQLIYPWLSNSIGIPSMLQDGSGSLNEFFGENYNGSCNHAMFSSYVSWLYSGLGGISVDSNACAADRITIQPFFEPNIDGVNCAFQSVRGEISCAWQREKSGNITLTVRVPKGLKSARLILPKEWQETIHQLPVKIVNENLVQFNISETPKLQLTMKTGLLAVNENC, from the coding sequence ATGATGATGAACAGCCTAACAGTTAACGGGAAGCTTGGAACTGTAACTATCGACACACTGCCAATTCAGTGTCGCTGGTTGGTGGATTTCAAACAGTCACACTTTACCTTCAAGCTTTCCAGTAATGGTCAAACGGCTCACATCACGGAAGAGTATAGCAACGAGAGTTGCTATACCTTGTCTGATATAGAGCTAACCGCAAGTCGCTACTACGATATTGAAGTCACCGTGTATGGTACAAATAGTGAGGTTGAAGTTCTTAACGCTTCTTTAATCAGTGGTAATAAAGGGGAGTTCCAAGGTCGCTGGATTACGAGTCATTCAGAGCCAGTCTCGGATGAACACTACTATCAGGATTGCCCTAACTCTATATTTAGAAAGCAGTTCACAGCAGGTAAACCAACTTATGAAGCGCTTATTCATATCGTGGGCTTGGGGTATTACACTCTTTTTGTTAATGGTCAGAAGGTTTCAAACTATGAGTTGAATAATGACTGGACCAATTACTCGGAGCTTGTGTATTACGATACCTTTGATATTTCAAGCTATCTTCAACAAGGCGAGAATGAGATTGTTGTAGAACTTGCAAATGGTTGGTACAACCCTGCACCTTTAACTCTGTTTGGCAAATATAACTTACGACGTAATCTCACGACGGGTCAGCCGACGTTGCTTGCTGATGTTGTGCTTAAAGATCACGATAATCAACGTGTAATATCAACAGACGTGAGTTGGGAACGTACTGCAGGCCCATATCTTTTCAATAACCTATACCTAGGTGAAGTGATTGATTTTCGATTGCTTGAACAAATTGAAAATCGCTTAGTTAATCCAGAATGGAAACCTGCCCTTGTTAGTGAAGGGCCAACCGGTACACTGAAGCCTAGCTATCTTGACAAGATATGTCGCGGAGAGGAAGTGGCTCCTAAGCATATTCACTCGCTTTCTGCTACTGATCATATAGTTGATTTCGGTACTATGATCAGTGGTTTTATCTATGCAGAGTTCACAGCACAAGAAGGTGATGAAGTCGAGTTTCTGTATAGCGAGCAGCTTGCACAAAACGGTACTCTGGATACGGACTCAACGTTGGCAGGTTTTGTTGGTAAAGACGTGGAACCTGATGTGATCGTGCCAGGAGGTGCGGGAGCACCAAAGCGTGGAGAGCAAAGAGATCGCTGTATCTGTCGCACAGGTAAAATGCACTTTATTAACCGTTACACCTACCACTCATTTCGCTTCGTTCAGGTGACAGGTATAACGCTTGAGCAATTGCATCAAATTAAGGCTGTGTACGCGAATACGCTGTTGTCTCCAACAGGTCGTTTTACCAGTTCAGATGAACATATTAATCGCCTATACCATGCTGCCGAAATCACGAAGCAAAATAACATTCACTCTGTTATTGAAGATTGTGCTCGTGAAAGGCTTGCCTACGGCGGCGATATGGTCGCACTCGCCCATTCGCAAGCAATGATGTTTAACTCAGCACAGCTTTATGAAAAAACCATTAAAGACTTTATTGCTGAACAGAGAGTTAATGGCGGTTTCCCTGAAACGGCTCCTTTTATGGGGATTCAAACAAAAGGGACCGGAGAGGGTGCAGGTCCGCTTGGCTGGCAATTAGCTGTTCCTTATTTGCTTAAAACTCATTATCAATATTATGGTCAGCAAGCTCTGGTGATTGAATTGCTACCAGCTTTAGAGCGCCAAATGAAGCATTTGGATTCGCTTGACCAAGACCAGCTTGAGCAATTCTGCTTAGGCGATTGGGGCAGTAAAGTCGCGGATAAGAACAATATCAAGAACGGTTCGCCAGCACTCTCTTTTACCGCTGCGTGTTTTTACTATTACCACCTCACGCTACTGGTTGAACTTTGTAAGGTTGCGGGTTGGGATGATAAGTATGGCAAATACAATCAACAGGCTTTGGACTATAAGCAAAAGTTGATTAACCGGTATCGTAATAATGATGGTAGCTATGCAGATAGAAGCCAAACCAGCTATGTATTCGCGCTCTATTTTGACTTAGAGGCAGATCCTCGCCATCTGATTTTGGATCTCAAAGGCTTAATTCAAAACGCTGGGTTTGATATCGAATGTGGCATATTTGGTCAAAGTTTCTTGTACCAAATTGCAAACCGTTGCGACCTGAATCAACTTATTTACCCTTGGTTGAGTAACTCAATTGGCATTCCAAGTATGTTGCAGGATGGTAGTGGCTCATTGAATGAATTTTTTGGAGAGAACTACAATGGTTCGTGTAACCATGCCATGTTTAGTTCGTATGTCTCATGGTTATATAGTGGGCTAGGTGGTATCTCAGTAGATAGTAATGCCTGTGCGGCAGACCGAATCACTATTCAGCCATTTTTTGAACCCAATATTGATGGTGTCAATTGTGCTTTCCAATCTGTCCGTGGGGAAATCAGTTGCGCTTGGCAGCGTGAGAAAAGCGGTAATATCACCTTGACCGTTCGTGTTCCGAAAGGGCTTAAATCAGCGCGTTTGATACTCCCTAAAGAGTGGCAAGAAACCATTCACCAATTACCAGTGAAAATAGTGAATGAAAACCTTGTGCAGTTCAACATATCTGAAACGCCAAAGTTGCAACTTACAATGAAGACTGGTTTATTAGCCGTCAACGAAAACTGCTAA
- a CDS encoding PTS sugar transporter subunit IIC produces MNIDTTKMQDSLMAIMQKIGQNRYLQSIMRGMMMVLPATIMSSFATLLKVLPIQAYQDFILKHNLAQFFDIPINFTNNFLAVLVAFSVAYTLAKSFDVDGFTAGLISMISFFILTPYELGEMGPLGQAYSIPNTWLGAMGLFTGIMVAFISARTFVWITKKGLIIRMPDGVPEFISKSFSALVPGLVILTSFTVLSATITINELGSVHQIIYGIIQAPLTDLGAGIGSVIIVSLVAQTLWFFGLHGHAITLGIVAPIWFAMDAAQLAAFSAGAPTPNITGFAFFMTYTAGDLLPLAFMLAFMARSQRYKTLGRISLPPAVFTIGEPMAYGVPLVMNFALAIPYILLNSVLLAAAYYLTLAGVLPAVAGVMTPAGMPVIVSGFMQGSWKIAAFQFVALFIRFAGWYFFFKIADRIAFAEETEEERQALIAEQKRAREQLESEPSSEVSA; encoded by the coding sequence ATGAACATTGATACAACTAAAATGCAGGATAGCTTAATGGCTATTATGCAGAAAATTGGGCAAAACAGATATTTGCAATCCATTATGAGAGGCATGATGATGGTGTTGCCTGCAACCATCATGAGTTCTTTCGCAACCCTGCTAAAAGTACTACCAATACAGGCTTACCAAGATTTTATCTTGAAACATAATCTGGCTCAGTTCTTTGATATCCCGATTAACTTCACCAACAACTTCCTAGCGGTTCTTGTCGCCTTTTCTGTTGCTTACACTCTTGCAAAAAGCTTCGATGTTGATGGATTCACCGCAGGTCTGATATCTATGATATCGTTCTTCATTCTTACACCTTACGAACTGGGTGAGATGGGACCACTGGGGCAAGCGTACTCCATTCCGAACACATGGCTGGGTGCTATGGGCTTGTTTACCGGTATCATGGTGGCGTTTATTTCCGCGCGGACGTTCGTTTGGATCACCAAGAAAGGGTTGATTATTCGTATGCCAGACGGTGTACCTGAATTTATCTCTAAATCGTTCTCAGCTCTTGTTCCTGGTTTAGTTATCTTAACTTCTTTCACAGTACTGTCTGCGACTATCACCATCAATGAGCTGGGGAGTGTACACCAAATTATATACGGTATTATTCAGGCTCCACTAACGGATCTTGGTGCTGGTATCGGCTCGGTAATTATCGTTTCACTTGTTGCACAAACGCTGTGGTTCTTCGGTTTACACGGTCATGCAATCACTCTGGGTATTGTTGCTCCAATTTGGTTTGCAATGGATGCAGCTCAGCTAGCAGCATTTTCAGCGGGTGCACCAACACCAAACATTACTGGTTTTGCGTTCTTTATGACTTATACCGCGGGTGACTTGCTACCTCTTGCATTCATGCTTGCGTTTATGGCTAGAAGCCAGCGTTACAAAACATTGGGTCGCATCTCACTACCGCCAGCAGTGTTTACCATTGGTGAACCAATGGCATACGGTGTGCCACTAGTAATGAACTTTGCGCTTGCTATACCGTACATTCTGCTTAACTCAGTTCTTCTTGCTGCCGCTTACTACTTAACGTTGGCCGGTGTTCTTCCTGCTGTTGCGGGTGTGATGACCCCTGCTGGTATGCCAGTTATTGTATCGGGCTTTATGCAGGGTAGTTGGAAGATTGCAGCATTCCAGTTCGTTGCTCTGTTTATCCGCTTTGCTGGCTGGTACTTCTTCTTCAAGATTGCAGATCGCATTGCTTTTGCTGAAGAGACAGAAGAGGAGCGACAAGCTCTGATTGCAGAACAGAAACGTGCTCGTGAGCAATTAGAATCAGAACCATCATCAGAAGTGAGCGCATAA
- a CDS encoding AraC family transcriptional regulator, with product MLDAKVHEQLLVHTDKELEVLENKPDFSPVFFKRLEGDFYRDRHMFIEKHTRFIAVPMHSHDFIELVYVYSGKMRQVVNGKSVELKAGELLLLNQYAQHEIEVTGEDDIIINFIIEADYIARLISLFDDENLITKFILSSINGRNKSGEHVHFKVSHDNDIQKAACKIINEIYSDKVLKQMRVHFLVGLLITNLLSNVDNSDYYISSNYIDSLALSVLKYIDENYQDASLKVIADKINQPNYKVSRLLKSYTGKTFSELVIEKRIERAIYLLTYTDYSIIDVINMTGYENASHFYRVFKDKYNVSVKEYRDSIKAKDDVSFDC from the coding sequence ATGCTTGATGCAAAAGTACATGAACAATTGCTTGTACATACTGACAAAGAGTTAGAGGTCCTTGAGAACAAGCCTGACTTTAGTCCGGTGTTTTTTAAACGTTTAGAGGGTGACTTCTATCGTGACCGGCATATGTTTATTGAGAAGCATACTCGTTTTATAGCAGTTCCCATGCACTCTCATGACTTTATAGAGTTAGTCTATGTTTATAGCGGTAAAATGCGTCAAGTTGTTAACGGCAAGAGTGTTGAATTAAAAGCGGGCGAATTATTGCTGCTTAATCAATACGCTCAGCACGAAATAGAAGTTACAGGTGAAGACGATATAATAATCAACTTCATTATTGAAGCTGATTATATTGCCAGATTAATATCACTTTTTGATGATGAAAACTTGATTACTAAATTTATTTTATCTTCTATTAACGGGAGAAATAAATCTGGTGAGCATGTTCACTTTAAAGTGAGTCATGATAATGATATTCAAAAAGCAGCCTGCAAAATTATCAATGAGATATACAGTGATAAAGTTTTAAAGCAAATGAGGGTACATTTTCTCGTTGGTTTACTTATTACTAATTTATTATCAAATGTCGATAATAGTGACTATTACATTAGCTCTAACTATATTGATTCTTTAGCTTTATCCGTGTTGAAGTATATTGATGAAAATTATCAAGACGCTAGCTTGAAAGTGATAGCAGATAAAATTAATCAGCCGAATTACAAGGTAAGCCGTCTTCTCAAGAGCTATACAGGTAAAACATTCAGTGAGTTAGTGATAGAAAAGCGTATCGAAAGAGCTATCTACCTATTGACGTATACTGATTACTCTATTATTGATGTGATAAATATGACAGGGTATGAAAACGCATCACATTTTTATCGTGTATTTAAAGATAAATATAATGTGAGTGTAAAAGAATATCGTGATTCTATAAAAGCTAAAGACGATGTATCATTTGATTGTTAA
- a CDS encoding NAD(P)H-hydrate dehydratase, whose amino-acid sequence MPLPSVFYTAQQVKQGELLAAKSTGLEMFSLMERAGQAAFTIAFAQYPGTHHWLVCCGGGNNGGDGYIVACLAKSMGVQVTVWQHGDPENLKGDALSAYYHWLDHGGEVYPFDDAIPDDIDLIIDGLLGTGLTGTVRERIQDMIQLINTSNVPVVAIDVPSGLCANTGAVLGVAVKANHTISFIGLKQGLVTGQARNYVGQLHFAGLGIEESFEQQNEPTLRSISPKTIKSMLSQREACAHKGMYGKALLVGGNEGMGGAVILAAQACARVGCGLTASLLHPSNVSSILVSIPEVMSASWDDEQRIKQRLDWSSVVAIGPGLGRDSKAERIFCHIQDLPVKKVVDADALYFLARNPNTDDYRIITPHPAEAARLLGVDVSAIESDRFKAIKELQNKYGGIVVLKGAGTLVSDGKETYVCLAGNPGMATGGMGDVLTGVITSILAQGLSCFDAAKLGVIIHSKAADLNAKEKGERGMLASDLLCHLRSLVN is encoded by the coding sequence ATGCCTTTACCCAGCGTTTTTTATACAGCACAACAAGTAAAACAAGGTGAGCTTTTAGCTGCAAAATCAACTGGGCTAGAAATGTTCAGTTTGATGGAAAGAGCTGGCCAAGCGGCTTTCACCATAGCCTTCGCTCAGTACCCAGGTACACATCATTGGCTAGTTTGTTGCGGTGGCGGTAATAACGGTGGGGACGGTTATATTGTCGCTTGTTTAGCGAAATCTATGGGGGTTCAGGTTACAGTTTGGCAACATGGTGATCCTGAAAACCTAAAGGGCGATGCACTGTCAGCTTATTATCATTGGTTGGATCATGGAGGTGAGGTTTATCCTTTCGATGATGCTATTCCAGACGATATAGACCTCATAATCGATGGCTTGCTTGGTACAGGGCTAACGGGAACTGTTCGTGAACGTATTCAGGACATGATCCAATTGATTAACACTAGTAATGTACCAGTTGTAGCTATCGATGTCCCTTCTGGGTTATGTGCTAATACAGGTGCAGTGCTTGGTGTAGCCGTTAAAGCAAATCATACAATAAGCTTTATTGGACTAAAGCAAGGACTAGTGACAGGACAAGCTCGAAATTATGTCGGTCAACTGCATTTTGCAGGATTAGGTATTGAAGAAAGTTTCGAGCAGCAAAATGAGCCGACTCTAAGGTCTATCTCTCCTAAAACCATAAAGTCGATGCTCTCCCAGAGAGAAGCCTGTGCTCATAAAGGTATGTACGGTAAAGCACTCTTAGTAGGTGGTAATGAAGGCATGGGGGGGGCCGTAATACTTGCCGCCCAAGCGTGTGCTCGAGTTGGATGTGGTTTAACTGCTTCACTGCTACACCCATCTAATGTTTCATCCATCTTGGTATCGATACCTGAAGTGATGAGTGCCAGTTGGGATGATGAACAGCGAATTAAGCAAAGACTAGATTGGAGCAGCGTAGTCGCTATTGGGCCTGGGCTTGGTAGAGATTCAAAAGCAGAACGGATTTTCTGTCACATTCAAGATCTTCCAGTAAAGAAAGTTGTTGATGCTGATGCCTTATATTTTCTCGCACGAAACCCAAATACAGATGATTATCGAATTATCACACCGCATCCAGCAGAGGCGGCAAGGCTACTCGGTGTGGATGTTAGCGCTATTGAATCAGACCGATTCAAAGCTATAAAAGAGCTTCAGAATAAGTACGGTGGTATTGTGGTATTAAAAGGTGCAGGAACGTTAGTCAGTGATGGCAAAGAAACTTATGTATGCTTGGCTGGTAATCCAGGCATGGCAACTGGTGGAATGGGAGATGTGTTGACAGGTGTCATTACCTCAATTCTTGCGCAAGGTTTAAGCTGCTTTGACGCTGCTAAATTGGGAGTCATCATTCACAGTAAAGCAGCTGATTTGAATGCAAAAGAAAAGGGTGAACGGGGAATGTTAGCCAGCGATTTGCTTTGTCACTTGCGCAGTTTGGTTAATTAG